The Teredinibacter sp. KSP-S5-2 genome includes a window with the following:
- a CDS encoding undecaprenyl-diphosphate phosphatase — MELLHIIVLALIQGITEFLPISSSAHLILPAELLGWPDQGLAFDVAVHVGTLIAVMVYFRNDIFDIVGGWGKSLITREATTESNLAWCIALATIPAALAGLAFDDFIESNLRSIAVIAATTIGFGLLLGWSDHHYSGKKTLAEMTFFLAVYIGCFQALALIPGTSRSGITITAALLIGFQRTEAARFSFLLSIPIILLSGGYKGLGLINEPNVDWTSIGLGVAISAVSAYLCIHYFLSFINRIGMLPFVIYRLILGAILIGLVLIA, encoded by the coding sequence ATGGAGTTATTACATATTATTGTTTTGGCGTTAATTCAGGGAATTACTGAGTTTTTGCCTATATCGAGTTCGGCGCACTTAATTCTGCCTGCGGAGCTTTTAGGCTGGCCAGACCAGGGCTTGGCATTTGATGTGGCTGTGCATGTTGGGACGTTGATTGCGGTCATGGTGTATTTCCGTAACGATATTTTTGATATCGTCGGTGGTTGGGGGAAATCACTTATTACTCGAGAAGCCACTACCGAATCCAACCTTGCCTGGTGTATTGCTTTAGCGACCATTCCGGCAGCACTTGCGGGTTTGGCCTTCGATGATTTCATTGAATCAAACTTGCGAAGCATTGCGGTGATAGCGGCAACAACTATCGGCTTTGGTTTGTTGTTAGGGTGGTCGGATCATCATTACTCAGGTAAAAAGACTCTGGCTGAAATGACATTCTTTTTGGCTGTCTATATTGGTTGTTTCCAGGCTTTAGCTTTGATTCCCGGTACATCTCGTTCAGGGATTACAATTACTGCTGCGTTGCTTATCGGTTTTCAGCGAACCGAAGCAGCTCGATTTTCATTTCTCCTCTCCATTCCTATTATTTTATTGAGCGGTGGCTACAAAGGCCTCGGTTTAATTAATGAGCCGAATGTAGATTGGACGAGTATTGGTTTGGGGGTAGCGATTTCGGCGGTAAGTGCTTATCTTTGTATTCATTACTTTTTAAGCTTTATTAACCGAATCGGTATGTTGCCTTTTGTTATTTATCGGTTGATTTTAGGTGCGATATTAATTGGCCTTGTTTTGATCGCATAA
- the tsaB gene encoding tRNA (adenosine(37)-N6)-threonylcarbamoyltransferase complex dimerization subunit type 1 TsaB, with product MNNLLAIESSTEVCSVALLADGNTHSEFSDSPRSHADWLLPAIDSLMNKAGCQKSVLDAIVLSIGPGSFTGIRIGIGVAQGLAYALSVPLVTVSSLEVLVQPYVEQVNSGDILLPALDARMGEVYWSAMEKGNDGLVGEISAACVSHPQELMDYVKDNERSTTMMGVGHGWKLDDLNPLTITKNTTAYPLAQSAIELVLQKQLYKTRTIAPEKVEPLYLRNEITWEKRKRIRQS from the coding sequence ATGAATAACCTGCTGGCAATTGAATCATCGACTGAAGTTTGTTCTGTGGCACTGTTGGCCGACGGCAATACCCATTCCGAGTTTTCCGATTCTCCCCGGTCCCATGCTGATTGGTTACTACCCGCAATTGATTCACTAATGAATAAGGCGGGGTGTCAAAAATCGGTGCTGGATGCGATTGTTTTATCTATCGGGCCTGGTTCTTTCACCGGCATTAGAATCGGTATTGGTGTTGCCCAGGGGTTAGCTTATGCGTTATCTGTTCCGCTGGTAACCGTGTCTTCATTGGAAGTTTTGGTACAACCTTATGTCGAACAGGTTAATTCCGGGGATATATTGCTGCCCGCATTAGATGCGCGTATGGGCGAAGTCTATTGGAGTGCTATGGAGAAAGGGAACGATGGACTCGTAGGCGAGATCTCAGCTGCTTGTGTGAGCCATCCACAAGAACTTATGGACTACGTAAAAGATAACGAGAGAAGTACTACTATGATGGGTGTTGGTCACGGATGGAAACTGGATGATTTAAACCCATTAACAATAACTAAAAATACTACTGCTTATCCACTTGCTCAATCCGCCATCGAGCTTGTGTTACAAAAACAATTATATAAAACGCGAACAATTGCCCCGGAAAAAGTTGAACCGCTCTATTTGCGCAACGAAATAACTTGGGAAAAGCGAAAAAGAATAAGGCAGTCATAA
- the adk gene encoding adenylate kinase — protein sequence MRVILLGAPGAGKGTQAKFITEAFGIPQISTGDMLRAAVKAGTPLGLKVKDIMNSGGLVSDEVIIDLVKERIAADDCANGFLFDGFPRTIPQAEALASSGVDIDHVLEIHVADEEIVSRLGGRRVHPASGRVYHVEHNPPKQEGLDDETGEPLIQRDDDKEETVKQRLDVYHQQTEPLVKFYGDLEGDKAPKYSQVDGVGSLDDIKARVLAALS from the coding sequence ATGCGAGTAATTTTATTAGGGGCGCCAGGTGCCGGTAAGGGGACGCAGGCAAAATTCATCACTGAAGCCTTTGGCATTCCTCAAATATCTACTGGAGATATGCTAAGAGCAGCTGTGAAGGCTGGCACACCACTGGGTCTAAAAGTGAAGGATATTATGAACTCCGGTGGTTTGGTTTCCGATGAAGTGATTATTGACCTTGTGAAAGAGCGCATTGCTGCCGACGATTGCGCCAATGGCTTCCTTTTCGATGGTTTCCCTCGCACTATCCCTCAAGCTGAGGCGCTAGCTTCTTCCGGTGTGGATATTGACCATGTGTTGGAAATTCATGTTGCAGACGAAGAAATTGTTTCTCGTCTTGGTGGTCGTCGAGTTCACCCTGCATCAGGACGTGTTTACCATGTAGAACATAATCCACCAAAACAGGAAGGTTTGGATGATGAGACTGGTGAGCCGCTGATTCAACGTGATGACGATAAAGAAGAAACCGTTAAGCAGCGTTTGGATGTTTACCACCAGCAAACAGAGCCTTTGGTTAAATTCTATGGTGATCTGGAAGGTGACAAAGCACCGAAATACTCTCAGGTTGACGGTGTAGGCTCCCTCGACGATATTAAAGCTCGCGTGTTGGCTGCTTTGTCATAA
- a CDS encoding type 1 pili tip component has protein sequence MTVKDLVKRWEDEAYGDLTKEAYQVNLSLEDAAKLDALSEMYPKRTKEQLITELLSAALSELESSFPYIAGAKVISQDEMGDPMFEDVGPTPAFINLTKKHLAKLRAGSSN, from the coding sequence ATGACTGTAAAAGATCTTGTTAAACGCTGGGAAGATGAGGCATACGGAGACCTGACAAAGGAAGCCTACCAGGTAAACCTCTCCCTCGAAGATGCTGCAAAACTGGATGCACTGTCTGAAATGTATCCAAAACGAACAAAGGAGCAGCTCATTACGGAGTTGCTCAGCGCCGCACTAAGCGAGTTGGAATCCAGCTTCCCGTATATTGCTGGAGCAAAGGTAATCAGCCAGGACGAAATGGGCGACCCAATGTTTGAAGATGTCGGCCCCACACCCGCATTTATCAACTTGACGAAAAAACATTTAGCCAAACTGCGAGCCGGTTCAAGTAACTAA
- the mazG gene encoding nucleoside triphosphate pyrophosphohydrolase, with protein sequence MSITKSHSIDDLLYLMSRLRDEKDGCPWDLKQSYQTITSCTIEEAYEVVDAIEKQDYSHLKEELGDLLFQVIFYSQLGKEDQLFDFHEVVHLVTEKLIRRHPHVFPGGHIQSRRGDEEVNEVDINSTWETIKQSERTNKGRESLLDDVPVSLPAITRAHKLQKRAAKVGFDWHQLEGVFDKLDEEIAELKEALEADNKKNVQEEFGDLLFTCVNLGRSLGLDSETALRLANTKFENRFRKMEESVQNDGFSFGDVNIDQLEAYWQKVKAEHIE encoded by the coding sequence GTGTCGATTACCAAGTCGCATTCCATTGATGATTTACTGTATCTGATGTCTCGCTTGCGAGATGAAAAGGACGGTTGCCCCTGGGATTTAAAACAATCCTACCAAACCATTACATCGTGCACGATTGAAGAAGCCTATGAAGTCGTGGATGCAATCGAAAAGCAGGATTATTCCCACCTCAAGGAGGAGTTGGGTGATTTACTTTTCCAGGTGATTTTTTACAGTCAGTTGGGAAAAGAAGATCAGCTTTTTGATTTTCATGAAGTTGTCCATTTGGTTACTGAAAAGCTTATTCGCCGACACCCCCATGTATTTCCTGGAGGTCATATACAGTCTCGCCGGGGAGACGAAGAGGTGAATGAAGTCGACATAAATTCTACCTGGGAAACAATCAAACAATCTGAGCGTACGAATAAAGGTCGGGAAAGTTTATTAGACGATGTACCCGTTAGTTTGCCAGCGATTACGCGGGCGCATAAATTGCAAAAACGTGCGGCGAAAGTGGGGTTTGACTGGCACCAGTTAGAGGGGGTGTTTGACAAGCTTGACGAGGAAATTGCCGAGCTGAAAGAGGCTTTGGAAGCGGATAACAAAAAAAATGTACAGGAAGAGTTTGGTGATTTACTTTTTACCTGCGTTAATCTTGGCCGCAGTCTGGGGTTGGACAGTGAAACAGCCTTGAGGTTGGCAAATACGAAATTTGAAAATCGATTCCGAAAAATGGAAGAGTCGGTGCAAAATGATGGATTCAGTTTTGGTGATGTGAATATCGATCAGTTGGAAGCGTATTGGCAAAAAGTAAAGGCTGAGCACATAGAATAA
- the relA gene encoding GTP diphosphokinase → MVKVRHSHKLSENELDVFEWADKILSLANATDQLKEQLLAAVNVAQEVEHEPGNSLTGWGEEHSSLHAGLEMAEILADLQLDAETLIAAVLYRSVREGKIPLEEVRNKFGDSIAKLIDGVARMAAISGSSNHNPENVLGREIDEQAENVRKMLVALVDDVRVALIKLAERTCAIRAVKSASMEKRQRVAREVADIYAPLAHRLGIGHIKWELEDLSFRYLQPFDYKYIAKLLDERRVDRQTYIEGVIEILKNALAQEGIDAEVFGRAKHIYSIWRKMHRKNISFSEVYDIRAVRVLVGNERECYGALGIVHSLWRNIPKEFDDYVATPKENGYRSLHTAVVGPANRVLEVQIRTRDMHDEAEYGVCAHWRYKDTDKDGSVTSYENKIEWLRQVLEWHEEVGGTPWEDQLPKGIDLDRIYVFTPEGHVIDLPASATPVDFAFRIHSDIGIRCRGAKVNGRIVPLNHPLKTADQVEVLTGKREAPSRDWLNPALGYITTSKARSRLQAWFKHQDRDQNIADGRAMLDHEFKRLGVEGLDYEKLANKLNLRTLEDLYAAVGNADLSVDRVIGAAQRQIHGSKPSLPAQSIIGRAQDHSSGTDVFISGVGNLMSSIAQCCKPIPGDRISGYITLGRGVSIHRQDCSNILRLQEEEPERIIEVSWAEEPGQTYSVAIVLEAFDRYGLLKDITTLLDREKINISALQTLSNKDKNTVDMTLTIEIGDFSELSRVLAKLNQLPNVFSVHRKA, encoded by the coding sequence ATGGTTAAAGTTAGGCATAGTCATAAGCTAAGTGAGAACGAACTGGATGTGTTCGAGTGGGCAGATAAGATTCTGTCCCTTGCAAACGCAACGGATCAGTTGAAAGAGCAGCTCCTTGCTGCGGTGAATGTTGCACAAGAGGTTGAACATGAGCCAGGAAACAGTCTGACGGGCTGGGGGGAAGAGCACTCTTCCCTTCACGCCGGCCTGGAGATGGCCGAGATCCTGGCAGACTTGCAGTTAGATGCTGAAACCCTTATTGCCGCTGTTCTCTACCGAAGCGTTCGCGAAGGTAAAATCCCCCTTGAAGAAGTCCGCAACAAGTTTGGTGATTCGATCGCCAAATTGATTGATGGTGTGGCCAGGATGGCGGCAATTAGCGGTTCGTCAAACCACAACCCGGAAAATGTGTTGGGACGGGAAATCGACGAGCAGGCTGAAAACGTTCGTAAGATGCTGGTCGCGCTAGTTGACGATGTGCGTGTTGCTTTGATTAAACTGGCCGAACGTACCTGTGCCATTCGTGCTGTTAAAAGTGCGTCCATGGAAAAACGTCAACGTGTCGCCAGGGAAGTGGCAGATATTTATGCTCCGCTAGCTCACAGATTGGGCATTGGGCATATCAAATGGGAGTTGGAAGACCTATCTTTCCGCTATTTGCAGCCTTTTGATTATAAGTACATTGCTAAGCTGCTCGATGAACGAAGGGTTGATCGACAAACCTATATCGAAGGTGTGATAGAAATTCTCAAAAACGCCCTGGCTCAGGAAGGGATTGATGCAGAGGTATTTGGCCGCGCTAAGCATATTTATAGTATCTGGCGAAAAATGCACAGGAAAAATATCAGTTTTTCCGAAGTGTACGATATTCGTGCGGTGAGAGTTCTGGTTGGCAACGAGCGTGAATGCTATGGTGCTCTGGGAATTGTGCACTCACTGTGGCGAAATATCCCTAAGGAATTTGATGATTATGTAGCAACACCCAAAGAAAACGGATATCGCTCATTACATACAGCGGTGGTTGGTCCGGCAAACAGGGTGTTGGAAGTGCAGATACGTACCCGGGATATGCACGATGAGGCCGAGTATGGTGTGTGCGCTCACTGGCGTTACAAAGACACCGACAAAGATGGCTCGGTTACCAGTTATGAGAACAAGATTGAGTGGCTACGCCAGGTGTTGGAGTGGCACGAAGAGGTCGGTGGCACCCCATGGGAAGATCAGCTGCCCAAAGGCATTGATCTGGACAGGATTTATGTATTTACCCCAGAAGGGCATGTAATCGATTTACCAGCCAGTGCCACCCCCGTAGATTTTGCGTTCCGTATCCATTCTGATATTGGTATCCGTTGCCGTGGTGCCAAAGTGAATGGTCGAATTGTGCCGCTGAACCATCCGTTAAAAACTGCCGACCAGGTGGAAGTCCTCACGGGTAAACGTGAAGCACCGAGTCGTGACTGGTTAAACCCGGCTCTTGGTTATATCACTACATCAAAAGCACGCAGCCGATTACAAGCCTGGTTTAAGCACCAGGATCGTGACCAGAATATTGCTGATGGACGAGCCATGCTTGACCACGAGTTTAAGCGTCTGGGGGTTGAAGGGCTGGATTACGAAAAACTGGCCAACAAGTTAAACCTGAGAACCTTAGAAGACCTGTATGCGGCGGTAGGTAACGCTGACTTGAGTGTTGACCGGGTAATTGGGGCAGCACAAAGGCAAATACACGGCAGTAAGCCGAGCCTGCCTGCGCAGTCGATTATTGGCCGGGCGCAAGATCACTCCAGTGGTACGGATGTATTTATTTCCGGGGTTGGCAACCTCATGTCGTCAATTGCGCAGTGTTGTAAACCCATTCCGGGAGATCGCATATCCGGCTATATTACGCTTGGGCGTGGAGTCAGTATTCACCGCCAGGACTGTAGTAATATTCTGCGTTTGCAAGAAGAAGAGCCAGAAAGAATTATTGAAGTAAGCTGGGCCGAAGAGCCTGGACAAACTTATTCTGTAGCTATTGTTTTAGAAGCGTTTGACCGATACGGTTTATTAAAAGATATCACCACCTTGCTTGATCGGGAAAAAATAAATATCAGTGCGTTACAAACATTATCCAATAAAGATAAAAACACGGTGGATATGACACTGACGATTGAAATTGGTGACTTCAGCGAGTTGAGTCGGGTGTTGGCTAAGCTTAATCAGTTGCCGAATGTCTTTTCGGTACACCGGAAAGCATAA
- the cysM gene encoding cysteine synthase CysM, translating into MAYLTIEDYIGNTPLVRLQRLVQNSSNTVLLKLEGNNPAGSVKDRPAMSMIREAEASGRIKPGDTLIEATSGNTGIALAMAAAIRGYRMVLIMPDNATEERKASMAAYGAELILVSKEASMEGARDLAKQMESEGQGIVLDQFGNTDNPLAHYNGTGPEIWRQTDGKVTHFVSSMGTTGTIVGTSRYLKEQNPEVQVVGLQPEESASIPGIRRWPEEYLPSIFDSTNIDRIVSMSQELAENTMRQLAQKEGIFCGVSSGGAVAAALQIAREVDNATIVAIVCDRGDRYLSSGVYSK; encoded by the coding sequence ATGGCTTATTTAACGATAGAAGACTACATCGGCAACACACCTCTTGTGCGCCTCCAGCGCCTGGTACAAAATTCGAGCAATACCGTTCTTTTAAAGTTAGAAGGGAATAACCCTGCCGGCTCGGTCAAGGATCGCCCCGCAATGTCGATGATTCGCGAGGCAGAGGCTTCTGGACGTATTAAGCCCGGCGATACGCTTATTGAAGCCACCAGTGGTAACACCGGTATTGCCCTGGCTATGGCCGCCGCGATACGGGGCTATAGAATGGTACTCATTATGCCTGATAACGCCACGGAAGAACGTAAAGCGTCCATGGCAGCCTACGGCGCAGAGTTAATTCTGGTTTCCAAGGAAGCCAGTATGGAAGGTGCACGGGATCTGGCCAAACAAATGGAGTCTGAAGGTCAGGGGATCGTGTTGGATCAGTTTGGTAATACTGATAACCCTCTTGCCCATTACAATGGCACAGGGCCGGAAATCTGGCGCCAAACAGACGGAAAGGTCACTCATTTTGTTAGTTCCATGGGGACTACAGGCACAATTGTTGGAACTTCTCGTTATTTAAAGGAACAAAACCCAGAGGTTCAGGTTGTGGGGCTACAGCCAGAAGAGAGTGCAAGTATTCCCGGTATTCGTCGTTGGCCTGAGGAATACCTCCCATCTATTTTTGATAGTACAAATATTGATCGTATTGTAAGCATGTCTCAGGAGCTTGCGGAAAATACTATGCGCCAACTGGCTCAGAAAGAAGGTATTTTTTGCGGGGTGTCCTCTGGCGGTGCAGTTGCGGCTGCCTTACAGATCGCCCGTGAAGTGGATAATGCAACAATTGTTGCGATTGTTTGTGATCGGGGTGACCGGTATTTGTCATCTGGCGTCTATTCTAAATAG
- a CDS encoding response regulator: protein MQDNKLLKKHLNRLGIIPTICAICILAIGFLLLQRTVMPIDKRNHHTFFSSFLAPDEKITEKKLAQIANTLLRIAPYESLAALDKNHNIAVHYGLPIESDIITRLKATDSTQTFGTKSFIILKTLNDSDFDSVILGFDTKFNSLKILQAVIIILIMGIACILIIVYTTKRLDEIILHPIQEIVSGIREFAQGNFKYQLSLKVPSIYTPLIKEINNLAAQQQRAQEGLQLSIDQATRDLRETLETVEIQNIELDLAKKNAIRESNTKSEFLANTSHELRTPLNGILGFTELLKKTELNDRQLEYLTTIDESAKGLLSNINDILDFSRLETGTLKLEYKPVPIRKSVEEVIALQSAAANEKRLRLLTVIDHGIPENLLGDPLRLKQVLSNLISNAIKYTQTGYVLVSVSCEKAITNQFTLKFKITDSGIGLSKEQQDVLFDAFTKVDSSDSRDHGGTGLGLAIAKGLVDKMNGEIGVDSSPGEGATFWFTCQFGVDKKVQPDNLLTNTLSGYTALVYDHNAMGRMEIIHYARNWGMRTIEAESFDDIDGICQNLAYNQKVIALIDAQADNISVNRDQLHNALDILEHKYSIPSIVLAAPNICRLLEREAKRPHTSYFNRPIIYHKLHNIVCKQLNYSAPLEVIQESRATYSVEKHVRVLAVDDNPSNLKLVNELLKSFTTEITLAESGIDAIERVKETQFDVILMDVQMPEMDGLEATRQIRQLQSGGNRVPIVALTAHAVNEQKTELLLAGMDDFLSKPVGENELRHVVERWTGETLPNLNDTHREEPVQTTTLEKQETLPVFSLTECLRLAKNNRGLAKDMLSMLLASLPQVVQTIDRFYQEQDIIELQEEVHRLHGGSCYCGVSKLKQASEIADNYLQRKIKEKNTHKPINGELDELLTLLKQAIAELEEWNESVDLEVIFE from the coding sequence ATGCAAGATAATAAATTATTAAAAAAACACCTGAACCGTCTTGGTATTATTCCCACAATATGTGCCATATGCATATTGGCAATAGGGTTTCTGCTTTTACAACGAACAGTGATGCCCATTGACAAGCGGAACCATCATACTTTTTTTTCCAGCTTTTTAGCGCCTGATGAAAAAATTACAGAAAAAAAATTGGCGCAAATTGCCAATACTCTGCTACGTATTGCACCTTATGAATCACTTGCCGCATTAGATAAAAATCACAATATTGCAGTTCACTATGGTTTGCCAATTGAATCCGACATTATCACTCGACTGAAAGCAACAGATTCAACTCAAACGTTTGGCACAAAGTCGTTTATTATTCTAAAAACTTTAAATGACAGTGATTTTGATTCGGTTATTCTCGGTTTTGATACAAAATTTAACTCACTAAAAATTCTACAAGCTGTCATTATTATCCTGATCATGGGGATAGCCTGCATCTTGATTATTGTCTACACCACTAAACGGTTAGATGAAATAATCCTCCATCCAATACAGGAAATTGTGAGCGGTATTCGCGAGTTTGCTCAGGGTAATTTCAAATATCAGCTTTCTCTAAAAGTGCCTAGTATTTATACCCCACTGATAAAAGAAATAAATAACCTGGCGGCACAACAGCAACGAGCTCAAGAAGGCTTGCAACTGAGTATTGATCAAGCCACACGCGATCTCAGAGAAACACTGGAAACTGTTGAAATTCAAAATATTGAACTGGATTTAGCAAAGAAAAATGCCATCCGTGAGAGCAACACCAAATCGGAATTCCTGGCGAATACCAGTCATGAATTACGTACTCCCCTCAACGGTATTCTTGGTTTCACTGAACTATTAAAAAAGACGGAATTAAATGACAGACAACTGGAATATCTAACCACCATCGATGAATCCGCCAAAGGGTTATTATCCAATATCAATGATATTCTCGACTTTTCTCGTCTGGAAACCGGCACGCTAAAACTCGAATACAAACCGGTTCCCATTCGAAAATCGGTGGAAGAAGTGATTGCACTACAATCCGCCGCCGCAAACGAAAAAAGACTTCGCTTATTAACAGTTATCGACCACGGTATTCCTGAGAATTTGTTAGGAGACCCGCTACGATTGAAACAAGTTTTAAGCAACCTGATATCCAACGCAATTAAATACACGCAAACAGGATACGTGTTGGTCAGTGTCAGCTGCGAAAAAGCCATTACCAATCAATTCACACTAAAATTCAAAATAACTGACAGCGGTATTGGCCTTTCGAAAGAACAACAGGACGTATTGTTTGACGCTTTTACCAAAGTCGATTCCAGCGATAGCCGAGATCACGGTGGAACAGGTTTAGGACTGGCAATCGCCAAAGGTCTGGTTGACAAAATGAATGGTGAAATTGGTGTGGACAGCTCCCCAGGTGAAGGTGCCACCTTTTGGTTCACTTGCCAATTTGGCGTAGATAAAAAAGTTCAACCCGACAATCTGCTTACCAACACACTTTCTGGCTATACCGCCCTAGTCTACGACCACAATGCTATGGGGCGCATGGAAATTATTCACTACGCCAGAAACTGGGGAATGAGAACGATAGAAGCTGAAAGTTTTGACGATATCGACGGTATTTGTCAGAACCTCGCCTACAACCAGAAAGTCATTGCGTTAATCGATGCCCAAGCCGATAACATTTCCGTAAACCGCGATCAGCTACACAATGCATTGGATATACTCGAGCATAAATACAGTATTCCTTCAATTGTGCTTGCTGCCCCCAACATATGCAGACTTTTGGAACGCGAGGCAAAAAGACCACACACCTCTTATTTTAATCGGCCAATTATCTACCATAAGTTACACAACATAGTGTGTAAACAACTGAACTACAGTGCGCCACTGGAGGTTATTCAAGAATCGAGGGCCACTTACTCTGTAGAGAAACACGTCCGTGTTCTGGCAGTTGATGATAACCCCTCAAACTTGAAATTAGTCAACGAACTACTAAAAAGTTTTACCACAGAAATTACTCTCGCAGAATCAGGTATAGATGCAATCGAACGAGTAAAAGAGACACAATTTGACGTTATTTTAATGGATGTCCAAATGCCGGAAATGGACGGCCTCGAAGCGACACGACAAATCAGGCAACTGCAGTCTGGGGGTAATCGAGTTCCAATCGTTGCATTAACCGCACACGCAGTAAATGAGCAAAAAACAGAACTGCTTTTAGCTGGAATGGACGATTTTTTAAGTAAACCTGTCGGCGAGAATGAATTACGACATGTTGTCGAAAGGTGGACAGGAGAAACCCTGCCAAACTTAAATGACACTCATAGAGAAGAACCCGTTCAAACGACCACACTGGAAAAACAGGAAACACTGCCTGTATTCAGCCTTACAGAGTGCTTACGGCTAGCCAAGAACAACCGAGGCTTGGCAAAAGATATGCTCTCAATGCTACTGGCATCACTACCTCAAGTTGTGCAAACCATCGATCGATTTTATCAGGAACAAGATATCATTGAATTACAAGAGGAAGTACATAGGCTCCACGGTGGCAGTTGTTACTGCGGGGTTTCCAAGCTAAAACAAGCCAGCGAGATAGCAGACAACTACCTCCAAAGAAAAATAAAAGAAAAGAATACCCACAAGCCAATTAATGGTGAACTGGATGAGTTGCTTACTTTACTAAAACAGGCAATCGCCGAACTGGAAGAATGGAATGAATCTGTGGATCTAGAAGTGATTTTTGAATAA
- the rnk gene encoding nucleoside diphosphate kinase regulator, producing MNKRPEIVISSLDLDRIYELLDSLPANSFAGKDDLITELERAKVVDPQEMPATVVTMNSTVHFVIESTKKEFKLTLVYPKDIDSSGTKISILAPVGSALLGLSQGDQIEWPKPGGGLLNVKIKEVTFQPERAGDFHL from the coding sequence ATGAATAAGAGACCGGAGATTGTTATCTCTTCTTTAGATCTGGATCGTATATATGAATTGTTGGACTCGTTGCCAGCAAATAGTTTTGCTGGAAAAGATGACCTAATTACGGAGTTGGAGCGAGCTAAAGTCGTTGATCCACAAGAAATGCCAGCAACCGTGGTTACAATGAATTCCACTGTGCACTTTGTTATTGAGTCGACTAAAAAAGAATTTAAGTTGACATTGGTGTACCCGAAAGACATTGATTCGAGCGGTACAAAAATATCGATATTGGCTCCTGTTGGTAGCGCTTTACTGGGTTTGTCTCAGGGCGATCAAATTGAATGGCCAAAGCCTGGCGGTGGACTATTAAACGTTAAAATCAAAGAGGTGACTTTTCAGCCTGAAAGAGCCGGAGATTTTCACTTGTAA
- a CDS encoding DUF2007 domain-containing protein: protein MKLLYEAANTIEAHIIADLLEEEGLSPRIDGEYLQGGVGELQAIGVVRIMIQESDYAVAKKIVQKWDATQPESDSEFELSLPPSSELGIESEPGTLPRKNGGIVSLVVAFLIGVGVTAAYYRSPVTEDGIDYNGDGLLDEKWVYRNFVLSKIEMDSNFDGKKDIVYTYDQKGLLKKALIDRNFDGTFETEAQYKKGNTIWEKSDTTGDGFQDYRVFYENGVIKSINLFDSTSKKIRKKQEFGAFHLKRAEVDTTSDGILDTVFEYDMFEDIVKTYPKN from the coding sequence GTGAAATTATTGTACGAAGCCGCGAATACAATCGAAGCACATATTATTGCTGATTTACTGGAAGAGGAGGGCTTGTCGCCGAGAATTGACGGGGAATACCTGCAAGGGGGTGTTGGTGAGCTCCAAGCGATTGGAGTGGTTCGAATAATGATCCAAGAGTCCGATTATGCTGTTGCAAAAAAAATCGTACAGAAGTGGGATGCAACTCAACCGGAATCAGACTCAGAATTCGAGTTAAGCCTGCCACCGAGTTCAGAATTGGGAATAGAATCAGAACCTGGTACGTTACCCCGAAAAAACGGGGGGATAGTTTCTCTTGTTGTTGCTTTTTTAATAGGGGTAGGGGTTACTGCAGCGTACTATCGCTCTCCGGTTACAGAGGATGGTATTGACTACAACGGTGATGGTCTTCTTGACGAAAAGTGGGTATATAGAAACTTTGTGCTATCAAAGATCGAGATGGACAGTAATTTTGACGGTAAAAAGGATATTGTTTATACATACGATCAAAAAGGGTTATTAAAGAAAGCACTTATTGACAGGAATTTTGACGGGACGTTTGAAACAGAGGCGCAATATAAAAAAGGCAATACAATTTGGGAGAAATCAGATACCACAGGGGACGGTTTTCAGGATTACAGAGTGTTTTATGAAAATGGTGTGATAAAAAGCATTAACCTCTTTGATTCGACATCTAAAAAAATCCGAAAAAAGCAGGAATTTGGTGCTTTTCATCTTAAACGTGCCGAAGTGGATACCACTTCTGATGGGATTTTAGATACTGTTTTTGAGTACGATATGTTTGAAGATATCGTCAAAACATACCCTAAAAATTAA